The Winslowiella toletana region CCCAGTGTCCCTCAATCGCGGCAATTTTAGCCGGTTGATATTTCAGCGTGTTCAGGCCGTGCATATCACCGAGCATCGCCTGGATTGGCGAAACGATCAGTGCCATCCACAGCGCCATTGACAACATTTTGCGAATGGCTGGCGTGTCGTTTTTACGCAGCAGATGCCAGGCTGCCGATGCACCGACAAAGAAGGCGCTGGCGAGGAAGGCGGCGGTTGCCATATGCATCAGGCGGTACGGAAACGACGGGTTAAATACGATGGCCATCCAGTCAACCGGGATAACCACGCCATCCTGAATTGCGTAGCCCTGCGGGGTTTGCATCCAGCTGTTCGACGCCAGAATCCAGAAGGTGGAAATAATGGTGCCGAGCGCCACCATGCAGGTCGCAAAGAAGTGCAGGCCACGACCAACGCGGTTCCAGCCAAACAGCATCACGCCAAGAAAACCGGCCTCGAGGAAGAAGGCCGTCAGTACTTCATAGGTCAGCAGCGGCCCGGTAATGCTGCCGGCAAACTGCGAAAATCCACTCCAGTTGGTGCCGAACTGGTAGGCCATTACCAGCCCGGAAACTACGCCCATACCGAAGTTAACGGCGAAAATTTTCGACCAGAAGTGATAAAGGTCGCGATAGACCTCATTTTTGCTTTTCAGCCACAGACCTTCGAGCACGGCAAGGTAACTTGCCAGCCCGATGGTAATAGCCGGGAAAATAATATGGAAGGAGACGGTAAAAGCGAATTGAATCCTTGCCAGGTGAAACGCATCTAATCCAAACATTGCATGCCCCTGTCTTACTCAAACTTTATTAGTTTTTTTATTCGTCGTTCATGAGCAAAGTGCCAGGATTTATTTCCCCGCGCTTTGCAGCTGAACGGCAATATCAACGCAAAAAGGATGTTACGCCTGAGATAAGGTAAGAAACAGGATCAGTCGTGGCACCTGGGGATATAACAGCCATGATAATTGTGATGATATGTTTTCCGTCTTTGTTAATCCCGCGATCGGGTTTGTTAAATTAACGCGCGAGATTGATAACGGCATGTAAGCGCGAGGTTTTTTTTCGGGCTGCGCGGGATTGCCGCGCCGCGATTAATCGCAAGCCGATCTGTCATTAAGCCAAATCTGGCAATGTAGACTGGGAGAGTTATTCAACAGTTAAGTGACAGGCGTGACAATAAACGGCGATTTTAGTTGTTTAAACTCAGGCGGTAAGCATTTTCGATAGCGGAATTTAAATCAGGCAGGCGAGAGAGGGTACGGCAGAAGAGTAATATACATTATACAGTGAAGTGATAATTCAGCAGGGTTAATACCGGCTAAACCTTTATTTGTAAATTTAACATTTCATAATAATATTTTGATACCTTAAGAAACATTTTCTTACTTTCATCTTGCCGGAGAGTAGATGTTGTTTGTCCGGGATCAATGCAGGAACGAAAATGTTAACGCGGGCGGCGAAATCGTCGCCCTGCAGAAAAGTAACCGGCATGAGCTGCTGACGGCTCCCAAACCGTGGAGAAAAAGCCATTCTACATATTGTTCCACGAAGCGTGCTTTACGAAATCACTCTGTAACACTGTGGCTTTATCCCACTCGCCGCTCAATGCCAGCTGATGGCACAAACGGGTCAGGGTGTGCCTGGCTAGTTGCCAAGCCTGCATACGAAATAATCGATCTCGCTCATTATTGACCATTTCTGTCACTAACCGGTGATGTAATTTACCTAAAGCGTGCAGATAGCTTTGATCATCGCCGTTGAGTTGGCATAATTCAGCCATGTCTAAACAGGTGTCGTTAAATTTGCGTAGCTGATCGAGTGAGCAGTCCGGACGGTTGAGTTTTGCTTGCGCCATATAAAAGTCAACCGTGATGTCACGTACTGAAAATTTGTATTCGTCAATTTTGTACTGCAGCCAGGCACTCATCGAGACATTCATGCAATCACCTAATTACGGTAATGATAATCATTATCATATTATAATGACTGGAATGTTCAAGAGAATCCAGTGACAAATTTATCGATAAATGCTGCCTGTTAATTAAATTGATATTAACGATACTTCGCAGCGTATAAAGGGGTAAAATGAGTATTATTCTTATTCGCTACGTTGTGTTAACTATTTAGTTGTTGTTTTTTAACAGGTTATCTCTTCGGTTCTGCAGCATGAGGCGCAGATCGCAATCGTCTTTGTAGGGTCTATCCTTATTAAATGGGTAAGAAAAATGCCGTTTTAGGCTTATCCCTGCAAAACAAGAGGTTGAAGCGATATCCATTATCACTAACATAGGGATATTAGCCCGAAGGGCTATCGCATCGCGAGGTACTTAATTATGCAATCTGCTAATCCAGCATCGTTCTCTCCTGACGACTTCGTCTGGAAAGGACTCAAGCTCACCGACAGCGCGGCACAGCAAATTATTGCGCTGTCTGCCAGCGATCCGCACGTCCAGGGCCTTAAGCTTGGCGTGAAGCAGTCTGGCTGCGCCGGTTTCGGATATGTGATGGAGCTGGTCAAAGAGCCAGCCGCTGATGATCTTCAGTTTACCCACCAGGGTGCCAGCTTGTTTGTTCCGCTTCAGGCGATGCCTTTTGTTGATGGCACCGAAGTTGATTTCGTTCGTGAAGGCCTGAATCAGATTTTCAAATTCAATAACCCCAAAGCTCAACACGCCTGCGGCTGTGGTGAAAGCTTTGGCGTAGAGTAATTAACGTTATGTCTCGACACAGTGATGCATCTGATGATGTACAAATTTGGGAAGGCGGCCACAAGGGTTACAAAGAGGGCTTCTTTACCCATCTGCAAACCGATGAGCTGGCACACGGCATCAGTGAAGATGTGGTGCGGGCCATTTCCGCCAAGCGTAATGAACCTGAATGGATGCTGGAATTCCGCCTGAAAGCCTATGAAGCCTGGCTGAAGATGGAAGAGCCTCACTGGCTGAAAGCCAAATATAAGCCACTGGATTACCAGGACTACAGTTACTACTCGGCACCGTCCTGCGGTAACTGTGATGACAGCTGCGCTTCTGAGCCGGGCGCCACCCAGGCCTCCGGCAGCGAGCCGGCCAGCAACTATCTGACGCAGGAAGTGGAAGAGGCGTTTAAACAGCTGGGCGTGCCGGTGCGTGAAGGCCAGGAAGTCGCCGTTGATGCGATTTTTGACTCGGTATCAGTTTCCACCACCTACCGTTCTAAGCTGGCAGAGCAGGGCATCATCTTCTGTTCCTTTAGCGAAGCGATTCACGATCACCCTGAACTGGTGCAAAAGTACCTTGGCACCGTGGTGCCGGCCAACGATAACTTCTTTGCCGCGCTGAACTCCGCCGTTGCCTCTGATGGCACTTTTGTCTACATCCCGAAAGGCGTACGTTGCCCGATGGAGCTGTCGACCT contains the following coding sequences:
- the sufA gene encoding Fe-S cluster assembly scaffold SufA, with product MQSANPASFSPDDFVWKGLKLTDSAAQQIIALSASDPHVQGLKLGVKQSGCAGFGYVMELVKEPAADDLQFTHQGASLFVPLQAMPFVDGTEVDFVREGLNQIFKFNNPKAQHACGCGESFGVE
- a CDS encoding cytochrome ubiquinol oxidase subunit I, whose amino-acid sequence is MFGLDAFHLARIQFAFTVSFHIIFPAITIGLASYLAVLEGLWLKSKNEVYRDLYHFWSKIFAVNFGMGVVSGLVMAYQFGTNWSGFSQFAGSITGPLLTYEVLTAFFLEAGFLGVMLFGWNRVGRGLHFFATCMVALGTIISTFWILASNSWMQTPQGYAIQDGVVIPVDWMAIVFNPSFPYRLMHMATAAFLASAFFVGASAAWHLLRKNDTPAIRKMLSMALWMALIVSPIQAMLGDMHGLNTLKYQPAKIAAIEGHWENPADEPTPLILFGLPDMEQEKTRYALEIPYLGSLILTHSLHQQVPALKSFPKEDRPNSTIIFWSFRIMAGLGMLMVLLGVVSLWLRFRNRLYSSRPFLWFTLLMGPSGLIAILAGWFTTEIGRQPWVVYGLMRTKDAVSAHGDMHMSLSLLAFIVVYMSVFGVGYLYLVKLIKKGPQSGEGGHTPEGGPGTSHTASRPLSAVQENLSASQEKK